From a region of the Cucumis sativus cultivar 9930 chromosome 6, Cucumber_9930_V3, whole genome shotgun sequence genome:
- the LOC101207922 gene encoding ycf20-like protein — MATSMRLLSTYPRTSKLQSPNYPRTRVSVPGLVACFYDTYVLHGHLHHQCCSFYVTKPSVLKNFKKMALSIRGSVEGNPFDPPSSNSNGRTRLIRIIQAIQTKLNARINELRKNLPLKILFFLVGFYSATAFATVIGQTGDWDILSAALAVVVVEGIGALMYRASLPLLNKIKDLITMFNYWKAGLSMGLFLDSFKFEMDDIFGLHNLFHLYLHNVIPIIY, encoded by the exons ATGGCAACTTCAATGAGGTTGTTATCCACCTATCCAAGAACTAGTAAACTTCAATCTCCAAATTATCCAAGAACAAGAGTTTCAGTTCCGGGCCTCGTAGCATGCTTTTATGACACTTATGTGCTCCACGGTCACCTTCACCATCAATGTTGTTCCTTCTACGTGACCAAACCTTCAGTGCTGAAGAACTTCAA GAAGATGGCCTTGTCCATTAGGGGGAGTGTGGAAGGGAATCCATTTGACCCTCCTTCGAGTAACTCTAATGGCAGAACGAGACTGATACGGATTATTCAAGCTATTCAAACCAAGTTGAATGCGAGAATCAACGAGTTAAGAAAAAATCTTCCATTGAAAATACTCTTCTTCTTGGTTGGGTTTTACAGTGCAACTGCATTTGCAACAGTTATTGGTCAAACAGGTGATTGGGATATTCTATCTGCTGCATTGGCCGTGGTTGTTGTGGAGGGGATTGGGGCCCTCATGTATAGGgcttctcttcctcttttgaacaaaattaaagaccTAATAACCATGTTCAATTATTGGAAGGCTGGACTTTCCATGGGTCTTTTCTTggattcttttaaatttgaaatggatGATATTTTTGGGTTACATAACCTCTTCCATTTATACTTACACAATGTAATTCCTATAATTTATTAA
- the LOC101222486 gene encoding tubulin-folding cofactor D has product MAATTEAAPKKEEVDGTTSYDDDDEYESKERVIQKYFLQEWKLVKSILDDIVSNGRVSDISSVHKIRSIMDKYQEQGQLVEPYLEIIVSPLMSLVCSKATALGVESDKLLEVIKPICIIIYTLVTVCGYKAVIRFFPHQVSDLELAVSLLERCQNTNSVTSSRQESTGEMEAQCVILLWLSILVLVPFDISSVDSSLSNTNDLAEFEPAPLVLRIISFCKDYLSSAGPMRTMAGLLLARLLTRPDMPKAFISFTEWTHEALSTTTNDIMNHFRLLGAAGALASIFKTGDRKLLLDVVPQVWNDTSMLIKSNTAVRSPLLRKYLLKLTQRIGLTCLPHRAASWHYVSRTSSLGDNISATMSVGTHKCSPINAVELSNVCQGSTSLEDEDMEVPEIIEEIIEMLLTGLKDTDTVVRWSAAKGLGRVTSRLTSTLSEEVLLSILELFSPGEGDGSWHGGCLALAELARRGLLLPCSLPQVVPIVVKALHYDIRRGPHSVGSHVRDAAAYVCWAFGRAYHHTDMREILKQLAPHLLTVACYDREVNCRRAAAAAFQENVGRQGNYPHGIDIVNSADYFSLASRVTSYLKVAVCIVQYEGYLLPFIDELLCNKICHWDKGLRELAADALSALVKYDPEYFASYAVEKLIPCTLSSDLCMRHGATLAVGEVVLSLHQCGHILPSDIQKRVAGIVPAIEKARLYRGKGGEIMRAAVSRFIECISLSHLPLLEKTKRMLLDALNENLRHPNSQIQNAAVKSLKPFVPAYLVAADTGKSGNIITKYLEQLSDPNVAVRRGSALALSVLPYELLANRWKDVIMKLCCACAIEENPDDRDAEARVNAVRGLVSVCETLVQGRECSNEDGIPLLCLMKDEVMTSLFKALDDYSVDNRGDVGSWVREAAMNGLEKCTYILCARGSCGFTKTVNEFGSEPETLHCEKAEKDQTTTSFFDSTMATSLVGGICKQAVEKLDKLREAAATILQRILYNKIVHVPHIPFREILEKIVPDNQDMKWGVPAVSYPRFVRLLQFGCYSKTVMSGLVVSVGGMQDSLSKASMSALMEYLEGDAIGDQDESSRKGMLFTDILWILQRYKRCDRVIVPTFKTIEILFSKRILNMEVHISSFCNGILGSLDVELKGSKDFSKLYAGIAILGYIASLPEPVNSRAFSYLLTFLSHRYPKIRKASAEQVYLVLLQNGNFVPENKIDEALEIVSNTCWEGDLENAKLQRRELYDIAGIETDIHSKTNMVPPPEKEVKNRFSGADENASYSSLVESTGF; this is encoded by the exons ATGGCGGCAACGACGGAAGCAGCCCCAAAGAAGGAGGAGGTCGACGGAACGACGTCAtacgacgacgacgacgagTACGAGTCAAAGGAGAGGGTAATCCAGAAGTACTTCCTCCAAGAATGGAAGCTCGTGAAGTCCATTCTCGATGACATCGTTTCCAATGGACGCGTCTCCGACATCTCATCCGTCCACAAGATCCGATCCATT ATGGACAAGTATCAAGAACAGGGTCAATTGGTAGAACCTTACTTGGAGATCATAGTCTCTCCTTTGATGTCTCTCGTTTGTTCAAAAGCAACTGCACTTGGTGTTGAGTCCGACAAATTACTTGAAGTAATAAAGCCAATATGCATCATTATCTATACTCTAGTTACCGTCTGTGGATACAAGGCTGTTATCAGGTTCTTTCCACATCAGGTTTCTGATTTGGAACTTGCTGTGTCACTCCTGGAGAGATGTCAAAATACAAACTCAGTGACCTCATCACGACAAGAGAGTACTGGTGAGATGGAGGCTCAATGTGTGATACTTTTGTGGCTTTCAATACTTGTTTTGGTTCCCTTTGATATTTCCTCCGTCGATTCAAGCTTATCCAACACCAACGATTTAGCTGAATTTGAACCGGCTCCATTAGTGTTGAGAATAATAAGCTTCTGCAAGGATTACCTTTCAAGTGCGGGGCCTATGCGAACAATGGCTGGATTGTTGCTTGCAAGGCTCTTAACACGGCCGGATATGCCAAAGGCCTTTATCAG CTTTACTGAATGGACACACGAGGCCTTATCTACTACAACAAATGATATCATGAACCACTTTCGATTGCTTGGCGCTGCAGGAGCGCTAGCTTCCATTTTCaag ACTGGTGATAGAAAACTTTTGCTTGATGTCGTACCTCAAGTTTGGAATGACACCTCAATGCTGATAAAGTCCAACACTGCTGTCCGAAGTCCATTACTTCGCAAATATTTGCTGAAATTAACTCAGCGAATTGGGCTTACTTGTTTGCCTCATCGTGCAGCTTCATGGCATTATGTG AGTAGAACCAGCTCCCTTGGTGACAATATTTCTGCTACTATGTCCGTAGGAACACATAAATGCAGTCCTATTAATGCTGTTGAGCTGTCTAACGTCTGTCAAGGTTCCACCAGCTTGGAAGATGAAGACATGGAAGTCCCTGAAATTATAGAAGAGATTATTGAAATGTTGCTCACTGGATTGAAAGATACG GACACTGTTGTTCGATGGTCAGCTGCTAAGGGCTTAGGCCGTGTAACTTCTCGTCTTACATCTACACTTTCAGAAGAGGTTTTGTTATCCATATTGGAACTATTTTCCCCAGGAGAG GGTGATGGTTCATGGCATGGAGGTTGCTTGGCACTAGCTGAGTTGGCTCGCAGAGGATTGCTCTTACCTTGTAGTCTTCCGCAAGTTGTACCTATTGTTGTGAAG GCATTGCATTATGATATTCGAAGAGGTCCACATAGTGTTGGTTCTCATGTGCGTGATGCTGCTGCATATGTTTGTTGGGCATTTGGCCGTGCCTATCATCACACAGACATgagagaaattttgaaacaactTGCTCCTCACCTCTTAACAGTTGCTTGTTATGACCGTGAG GTTAACTGTAGAAGAGCAGCTGCAGCAGCTTTTCAGGAAAATGTTGGAAGACAAGGGAATTATCCACATGGGATTGATATAGTGAATTCTGCTGACTATTTTTCACTTGCGTCTCGAGTAACTTCATACCTGAAAGTTGCTGTGTGTATAGTGCAATACGAGGGGTATCTTCTTCCGTTCATTGATGAACTGCTGTGCAACAAAATATGTCATTGG GATAAAGGCTTGAGAGAACTTGCTGCAGATGCCCTTTCTGCTCTTGTAAAATATGATCCTGAATATTTTGCAAGCTATGCTGTAGAGAAGTTAATTCCTTGCACTCTCTCATCTGATTTGTGCATGCGGCATGGTGCAACGTTAGCCGTGGGTGAAGTTGTTTTATCTTTACATCAATGCGGGCACATTCTTCCCTCTG ATATACAGAAACGTGTGGCTGGCATTGTTCCTGCTATTGAAAAGGCTCGACTATATCGTGGAAAGGGTGGAGAGATAATGCGTGCAGCTGTCTCACGTTTCATTGAGTGTATTTCTTTATCTCATTTGCCATTGTTGGAAAAGACAAAGAGAATGTTGCTTGATGCCCTCAATGAGAATTTGAGACATCCTAATTCTCAAATTCAG AATGCTGCTGTTAAATCTTTGAAACCATTTGTGCCAGCATATCTAGTTGCTGCAGACACAGGCAAATCTGGTAATATAATCACAAAATACTTGGAACAGTTGAGTGATCCCAACGTGGCTGTAAGAAGGGGATCCGCTCTTGCATTAAGTGTTTTGCCTTACGAATTATTGGCCAACAGGTGGAAAGATGTGATTATGAAACTTTGTTGCGCATGTGCAATTGAG GAGAACCCTGATGACAGGGATGCTGAAGCACGAGTGAATGCTGTTAGAGGACTTGTTTCAGTATGTGAAACATTAGTTCAAGGAAGAGAATGCTCAAACGAGGATGGCATACCATTGCTATGTCTAATGAAGGATGAAGTAATGACAAGTTTATTTAAAGCTCTTGACGACTACTCTGTTGATAACAGAGGTGATGTTGGTTCGTGGGTTCGCGAGGCTGCTATGAATGGCCTTGAGAAATGTACATATATTCTTTGTGCGAGGGGTTCTTGTGGCTTCACCAAAACAGTAAATGAATTCGGTTCTGAACCAGAGACTCTTCACTGTGAGAAGGCTGAGAAAGACCAAACTACTACTTCCTTCTTTGATTCAACAATGGCCACTAGTTTAGTGGGAGGAATTTGCAAACAAGCTGTAGAGAAGCTGGACAAATTAAGAGAAGCTGCAGCGACTATTCTTCAAAGGATATTATACAACAAGATTGTCCATGTTCCACACATACCTTTCCGAGAAATCTTAGAAAAGATTGTTCCTGATAATCAAGATATGAAGTGGGGG GTACCTGCAGTATCATATCCACGTTTTGTACGGCTGCTGCAATTTGGTTGTTATAGTAAAACTGTAATGTCTGGGTTGGTTGTCTCTGTTGGTGGTATGCAAGATTCATTAAGCAAGGCATCGATGTCTGCTTTGATGGAATATCTTGAAGGAGACGCAATTGGAGACCAGGATGAAAGTTCTAGGAAGGGCATGCTCTTTACAGATATTCTTTGGATCCTTCAAAGATATAAGAGATGTGATAGAGTCATTGTACCAACTTTCAAG ACTATTGAGATTCTTTTCAGCAAAAGGATATTGAACATGGAG GTTCACATATCGAGCTTTTGTAATGGCATTTTGGGTTCCTTGGATGTTGAATTGAAGGGCTCAAAAGACTTCTCCAAGTTATATGCTGGAATTGCTATACTTGGTTATATTGCTTCACTTCCAGAACCCGTTAATTCACGAGCTTTCTCTTATCTTCTCACTTTCCTTAGCCACCGATACCCGAAG ATTCGGAAAGCTTCCGCCGAACAAGTTTACCTTGTTCTTTTACAAAATGGGAACTTTGTGCCGGAAAATAAGATCGATGAAGCACTTGAAATAGTCTCCAACACTTGTTGGGAAGGAGACTTAGAAAATGCAAAACTTCAAAGGCGAGAACTCTATGACATTGCTGGAATAGAAACTGATATACATTCGAAGACTAACATGGTGCCGCCTCCTGAAAAGGAAGTCAAGAATCGGTTTTCAGGCGCAGATGAAAATGCTTCCTATTCGTCATTGGTCGAGTCGACTGGATTTTAA
- the LOC101212527 gene encoding syntaxin-61: MPSAQDPFYVVKDEIQESIDKLQSSFHQWERISSDSGERVQQTKELLASCESIEWQVDELDKAIAVAARDPSWYGIDNAELEKRRRWTSTARTQVGNVKKVVGAGKEQIGTASASGMRRELMRLPNAHETDRSNLYSAHQANDDFITSESDRQLLLIKQQDEELDELSASVERIGGVGLTIHEELLAQDKIIDDLGMEMDSTSNRLDFVQKKVAVVMKKASAKGQIMMILFLVALFIILFVLVFLT, translated from the exons ATGCCATCGGCTCAAGATCCGTTCTATGTTGTAAAAGACGAGATTCAAGAATCT ATCGATAAACTGCAATCCAGCTTTCACCAATGGGAAAGGATATCTTCTGATTCTGGAGAGAGAGTACAACAAACGAAAGAGTTGCTCGCTTCATGTGAAAGCATTGAGTGGCAG GTGGATGAACTGGACAAAGCTATTGCTGTGGCAGCTAGAGATCCATCTTGGTATGGCATTGATAATGCAGAACTTGAAAAACGAAGGAGATGGACGAGTACAGCTAGGACGCAG GTTGGCAATGTTAAGAAAGTAGTAGGAGCCGGCAAGGAGCAAATAGGAACTGCTAGTGCAAGTGGGATGCGTCGAGAATTGATGAGACTACCTAATGCACATGAAACAGATAGATCAAACTTATATTCAGCCCACCAAGCAAATGATGACTTCATCACATCCGAATCAGACAGACAGCTGCTTCTAATAAA GCAGCAGGACGAAGAGTTGGATGAGTTGAGTGCAAGCGTGGAGAGAATTGGAGGTGTTGGGCTTACAATACACGAAGAGCTCCTTGCACAG GACAAAATTATCGACGACCTAGGAATGGAAATGGACAGTACTTCAAATCGTCTTGATTTTGTACAG AAAAAAGTAGCTGTGGTCATGAAGAAGGCCAGCGCCAAGGGGCAGATAATGATGATATTGTTTTTGGTGGCTTTGTTCATCATTCTTTTTGTGTTGGTCTTCCTCACCTGA